A stretch of Acidobacteriota bacterium DNA encodes these proteins:
- a CDS encoding BamA/TamA family outer membrane protein, with protein MRSRAFFALFVVLLLLGPMRAAAVAEQAPPAASQVQNLPDLSQWIGRTVTLVHVEIEGQPVAQASLFALLEVRRGAPLTEEAVRESLEHLRNLDRYETVTVTPQADGEGVVVLFALTPRHLIDRLEFRGTLGLDGRSLERAVLEQTGGRLVAVKNEAAADAVRRLLADEGFYRPVVETTVEPRHDVHAATLVLTVDAGPRQRIGKITVGGDSPLSTEEVLDALNVSARAPYRRRAIEDGLRAIAERLRTRRFYEASANHFPTGDGEVVDLTISVDSGPVFDIVVTGDPLPDGGVDQWIPIRRENSADEDLLEDSAFRIRSALQREGYWRARVEARRAEQPGGDRMVITVDVSRGRLYRLRDVTIGGNTFITTTDARALLALPLGEPFRADAVAGRVQALDSAYAAAGYAVKFEVAHEEVPSTRADQDGEVVVHLTILEGLARTVGDIVIVGASQFEESELRKAIASRTGEPLRDVQMRADRNNVEALYRNAGFQSATVTVVLSGGPRYTATFTINEGRQTIVDHVIVAGNSRVSTATILAQVTLKPGQPLGQAARAESQRRLNDLAIFRRVSITQGPDTAGDGRVDVIVHVEESAATTIGYGGGIEFGRTPRTVEGGVEDRFEFAPRGFFEVGRRNLFGGNRSINLFSRVSLRPRNEPDDPARDGKGFALSEYRVTGSYRASRVFRSNTDIVVSATAERAIRTSFTFVRRAANAEALRRLSTKLSIFGRYALDSTRLFDTRISEEDQPLIDRLFPQIRLSSISSGVVWDNRDDFLDPTSGGWLSADAEVASRSLGSQVGFVKAFLQATGFRRITRANRVVLAGRIQVGVARGFERQVTRLDGNGVPILGPDGEPLTDTVADLPAGRRFFAGGSTSVRGFQQDRLGVSGILNATGLSNGGNGLVVLNGEVRTQVLTSVSLVGFIDGGNVFARASDIRPGDFRGAAGLGIRYRSPLGPLRLDFGFKLDRRVFNLKRERGWEFHLSIGEAF; from the coding sequence ATGCGAAGCCGCGCGTTCTTCGCCCTGTTCGTCGTGCTGCTGCTTCTCGGCCCGATGAGGGCGGCTGCGGTCGCCGAACAGGCGCCGCCGGCCGCGTCGCAGGTGCAGAACCTGCCGGACCTCAGCCAGTGGATCGGGCGCACCGTGACGCTCGTGCACGTGGAAATTGAGGGCCAGCCCGTGGCGCAAGCGAGCCTGTTCGCGTTGCTTGAAGTGCGCCGCGGCGCGCCGTTGACCGAGGAGGCCGTGCGCGAGAGCCTGGAGCACCTGCGCAATCTGGACCGGTATGAAACGGTTACGGTGACACCTCAGGCCGATGGTGAGGGCGTCGTCGTGTTGTTTGCGTTGACGCCACGGCATCTCATCGACCGTCTCGAGTTTCGGGGAACGCTTGGTCTCGACGGACGTTCACTGGAACGAGCGGTGTTGGAGCAGACCGGGGGGCGGTTGGTCGCGGTCAAGAACGAGGCGGCCGCCGACGCGGTCCGACGGCTCCTCGCCGACGAGGGCTTCTACCGTCCGGTTGTCGAGACCACGGTGGAGCCCAGGCACGATGTGCACGCGGCCACGCTCGTGCTCACCGTGGACGCGGGTCCGAGGCAACGCATCGGGAAGATCACGGTTGGTGGCGATTCGCCGCTGTCCACTGAGGAAGTGCTTGATGCGCTGAATGTGTCCGCGCGGGCACCCTATCGGCGTCGCGCGATTGAGGATGGCCTGCGGGCGATCGCCGAGCGCCTGCGGACCCGCCGGTTCTACGAGGCATCCGCCAACCACTTTCCCACGGGTGACGGCGAGGTGGTGGACCTGACCATCTCGGTCGACTCCGGGCCCGTCTTTGACATTGTCGTGACCGGCGATCCGCTTCCTGATGGCGGCGTGGATCAGTGGATTCCCATTCGCCGCGAAAACTCGGCCGACGAGGACCTGCTGGAAGACTCGGCCTTCCGGATTCGCTCGGCCCTCCAGCGTGAAGGGTACTGGCGGGCGCGTGTGGAGGCCCGGCGGGCCGAACAGCCAGGCGGCGATCGCATGGTGATCACCGTGGACGTGAGCAGGGGCCGCCTCTATCGCCTGCGCGATGTGACGATCGGCGGCAACACATTCATCACCACCACCGACGCGCGTGCGTTGCTGGCGCTTCCGCTCGGCGAACCATTCAGGGCGGACGCGGTCGCCGGCCGCGTGCAGGCCCTGGATTCCGCGTATGCCGCCGCCGGATATGCGGTGAAGTTTGAGGTGGCCCACGAGGAGGTGCCGTCCACGCGAGCCGATCAGGATGGCGAAGTGGTGGTGCACCTCACGATCCTCGAGGGGCTGGCCCGAACCGTCGGCGACATCGTCATTGTCGGCGCCAGCCAGTTTGAAGAGTCCGAGTTGCGCAAGGCGATTGCGTCGAGGACGGGTGAGCCGCTTCGAGACGTGCAGATGAGGGCCGACCGCAACAACGTTGAAGCGCTCTACCGCAACGCGGGGTTCCAGTCGGCGACGGTCACCGTTGTGCTCAGCGGGGGGCCGCGTTACACCGCGACCTTCACCATCAACGAGGGCCGTCAGACCATCGTGGACCACGTCATCGTCGCGGGGAACTCGCGCGTCAGCACCGCAACGATTCTGGCCCAGGTCACGCTCAAACCGGGGCAGCCACTGGGGCAGGCCGCCCGAGCTGAGAGCCAGCGGCGTTTGAACGACCTGGCCATTTTCCGGCGCGTCAGCATCACCCAGGGGCCCGATACCGCCGGTGATGGCCGGGTGGACGTGATTGTGCACGTGGAAGAGTCAGCGGCCACGACGATCGGGTACGGCGGAGGCATCGAATTCGGTCGCACGCCCCGCACGGTCGAGGGGGGCGTTGAAGACCGTTTCGAGTTCGCGCCCCGGGGGTTCTTTGAGGTCGGCCGGCGCAACCTCTTTGGTGGCAACCGATCGATCAACCTGTTTTCACGCGTCAGCCTGCGTCCCAGAAACGAACCCGACGATCCCGCGCGTGATGGCAAGGGGTTTGCGCTGAGTGAGTACCGCGTGACCGGCAGCTACCGTGCGTCACGCGTCTTCCGGAGCAACACGGACATCGTGGTGAGCGCCACGGCTGAACGTGCCATCCGTACCTCGTTCACCTTTGTGCGGCGAGCCGCAAACGCCGAGGCGTTGAGGCGACTCTCCACCAAGCTCAGCATCTTCGGCCGTTATGCGCTGGATTCGACGCGGCTCTTCGACACCCGCATCTCCGAAGAGGATCAGCCCCTGATCGACCGGCTGTTTCCGCAAATTCGCCTGTCGTCCATCTCGAGCGGTGTCGTGTGGGACAATCGCGACGATTTCCTGGACCCGACCAGCGGGGGATGGCTCAGCGCCGACGCCGAAGTTGCCTCGCGGTCGTTGGGATCCCAGGTCGGCTTTGTGAAAGCGTTTCTCCAGGCCACCGGATTCCGGCGAATCACGCGCGCGAATCGTGTGGTACTCGCGGGGCGCATTCAGGTGGGCGTGGCGCGCGGCTTTGAACGGCAGGTGACCCGGCTCGACGGCAACGGTGTGCCGATTCTCGGACCCGACGGGGAGCCGCTGACCGACACAGTGGCCGACCTCCCTGCAGGGCGACGGTTTTTTGCGGGTGGCAGCACCAGTGTGCGCGGTTTCCAGCAGGACCGGCTCGGTGTGTCGGGCATTCTGAATGCGACCGGCCTCTCGAACGGCGGCAATGGCCTGGTGGTGTTGAACGGTGAGGTGCGAACGCAGGTGCTCACAAGTGTGTCGCTGGTGGGATTCATCGACGGAGGCAACGTGTTCGCCCGGGCCAGTGACATCCGGCCCGGCGATTTTCGCGGGGCGGCCGGGCTTGGCATCCGCTATCGATCGCCGCTGGGACCGTTGCGCCTGGATTTT